A single genomic interval of Phycisphaeraceae bacterium harbors:
- a CDS encoding PTS sugar transporter subunit IIA yields MNILEILRPESVKVPLVSADKRGAIDELVDLLAGDNRVSDLAALKAAVWERECQRSTGIGEGLAIPHGKCAAVKDLAMVVGRPASPIPFDAIDKKPVRLLILLVSPVDKISLHIQALGRVSRLLSDPGLREATYGASDAASLYELFRKAEGG; encoded by the coding sequence ATGAACATTCTCGAGATCCTGCGACCTGAGTCCGTGAAGGTGCCGCTCGTGTCAGCCGACAAGCGCGGCGCGATCGATGAGCTTGTTGATCTGCTGGCGGGCGACAATCGCGTCAGTGATCTGGCAGCGCTCAAGGCCGCGGTCTGGGAGCGCGAGTGCCAGCGCTCGACCGGCATCGGCGAGGGTCTGGCCATTCCGCACGGCAAGTGCGCCGCAGTCAAGGATCTGGCGATGGTGGTCGGTCGCCCCGCGTCTCCGATCCCGTTTGATGCGATCGACAAGAAGCCGGTGCGGCTCCTCATCCTGCTGGTTTCACCGGTGGACAAGATCTCCCTGCACATCCAGGCGCTCGGTCGCGTGAGTCGACTGCTGAGTGATCCGGGCCTGCGCGAAGCCACCTATGGCGCGTCCGATGCGGCGTCGCTGTATGAGCTCTTCCGCAAGGCCGAGGGCGGCTGA
- the metK gene encoding methionine adenosyltransferase — protein sequence MRGSPYRGPRNMSKRTYLFTSESVSMGHPDKLADQISDAVLDAMLRVDPRSRVACETLVTTGLAVVAGEVTCGGYVDIPEIVRRTVLRAGYDDARKGFDGKSCGVSVAIGRQSPDIARGVDSKLNGKAKEQGAGDQGMMFGFACRETPSLMPLPIDLAHRLVARQAEVREKGLIKGLRPDAKSQVTVEYENLTPKRVDAVVLSTQHDPIWNGPAKQKTLKAQVIKHIIKPVLGKWWSPKIKVWVNPTGQFEVGGPHGDCGLTGRKIIVDTYGGRGRHGGGAFSGKDPSKVDRSAAYMARYIAKNVVAAGLAEACEVQLSYAIGVAEPVSVLIETQGTGKVDDEWLADEVRKHFELTPSGIIRTLDLLKPIYSPTAVHGHFGRKPDEAGPGTFSWERTDKAKALAAAARKAGFKV from the coding sequence ATGCGCGGTTCACCCTATCGAGGACCGAGAAACATGTCCAAGCGAACCTATCTCTTCACCAGCGAGAGCGTGTCGATGGGCCACCCCGACAAGCTCGCCGACCAGATTTCCGACGCCGTGCTCGATGCCATGCTCCGCGTCGATCCAAGGAGCCGCGTTGCCTGCGAGACGCTGGTCACCACCGGACTCGCGGTTGTCGCTGGCGAAGTGACCTGCGGTGGCTATGTCGACATTCCCGAGATCGTCCGTCGCACCGTACTCCGCGCGGGATATGACGATGCGCGCAAGGGCTTCGACGGCAAGAGTTGCGGCGTGAGTGTTGCGATCGGTCGACAGAGCCCCGACATCGCGCGCGGAGTCGACTCGAAGTTGAACGGCAAGGCCAAGGAGCAGGGCGCCGGCGATCAGGGCATGATGTTCGGCTTCGCGTGCCGCGAGACACCGAGCCTGATGCCGCTGCCGATCGACCTCGCGCATCGCCTCGTGGCTCGACAGGCCGAGGTCCGCGAGAAGGGTCTCATCAAGGGCCTCCGTCCCGACGCGAAGAGCCAGGTGACCGTCGAGTACGAGAACCTCACGCCGAAGCGCGTCGACGCGGTCGTCCTCTCGACGCAGCATGACCCCATCTGGAATGGACCCGCGAAGCAGAAGACCCTGAAGGCGCAGGTCATCAAGCACATCATCAAGCCGGTCCTCGGCAAGTGGTGGTCGCCGAAGATCAAGGTGTGGGTCAACCCGACCGGCCAGTTCGAAGTGGGCGGACCTCACGGCGATTGCGGTCTCACCGGGCGCAAGATCATCGTGGACACCTACGGAGGTCGTGGTCGCCACGGCGGCGGCGCCTTCAGCGGCAAGGATCCCTCGAAGGTCGATCGCTCCGCCGCCTACATGGCCCGCTATATCGCGAAGAATGTCGTGGCCGCAGGGCTTGCCGAGGCCTGCGAAGTCCAGTTGAGCTACGCCATCGGAGTGGCGGAACCGGTGAGCGTGCTGATCGAGACGCAGGGCACGGGCAAGGTCGATGATGAGTGGCTCGCCGACGAGGTGCGCAAGCACTTCGAGCTGACGCCGAGCGGCATCATCCGCACGCTCGACCTGCTGAAGCCGATCTACTCCCCCACTGCGGTGCATGGTCACTTCGGCCGCAAGCCCGACGAGGCGGGCCCGGGGACCTTCTCATGGGAGCGGACCGACAAGGCGAAGGCCCTTGCCGCGGCGGCGCGGAAGGCCGGCTTCAAGGTGTGA
- a CDS encoding S8 family serine peptidase has translation MNRIIKICMATGPQARLEFFAGRGRLAVIALGAFIGAFSLSAWSAPQGAGPADQGQANDFAVFGAEFAMGHVLVKLRPGAVMEARDLAALGGVSLAPTSLVTHRNAMLASQIGLDRWRTVTLAAGRDPEQAVAELSRHPAVEVASVDGVGGVASVVPNDPSFSSQWALLNTGQVADGVAGISGSDVGATAAWTLTTGGRPTVVAVLDSGVSLHPDLAGRVLQGFNIPDQNTNTSDLCVSHGTHVSGIIGASGNNGTAIAGLCWDVMILPVVVVKPCGGVESWVADGITWAVDNGADLINMSLQYSTGSAYLHDAVKYAFASGVPMIAATGNSSAPQLSFPARWPETIAVGATNNADQRWWGSNWGPNIDLMGPGVGVLSLASDGGTMVKTGTSMAAPHVTGTIALMLSVNPSLSESSIRSVLHQTAKDIGDPGYDLLNGWGRVDAFAAVSLAIDLLPIPGDLDGNGVVDGADLALLLGSWGECAACNACPADLDGDCSVGGSDLAILLGHWSAS, from the coding sequence ATGAACCGCATCATCAAGATCTGCATGGCGACCGGGCCGCAGGCCCGACTTGAGTTCTTCGCCGGGCGAGGCAGGCTCGCCGTCATCGCCCTTGGGGCGTTCATTGGCGCGTTCTCACTCTCGGCGTGGTCCGCGCCTCAGGGCGCGGGACCGGCTGATCAGGGGCAGGCCAACGACTTCGCCGTCTTCGGCGCCGAGTTCGCGATGGGCCATGTGCTCGTCAAGCTCCGCCCCGGCGCGGTGATGGAGGCGCGCGATCTCGCGGCGCTCGGCGGAGTCTCGCTGGCGCCAACCTCGCTGGTGACCCACCGCAACGCGATGCTGGCGTCGCAGATCGGTCTCGATCGCTGGCGCACCGTGACACTCGCCGCAGGCCGTGATCCCGAGCAGGCCGTCGCAGAGCTGTCGCGCCACCCTGCGGTCGAGGTTGCGTCAGTCGACGGAGTCGGCGGGGTGGCGAGCGTGGTACCGAACGATCCTTCATTCTCCTCGCAGTGGGCGCTGCTGAACACGGGACAAGTGGCCGATGGCGTCGCGGGAATCAGTGGCTCCGATGTCGGCGCAACGGCCGCGTGGACACTGACCACGGGGGGGCGTCCCACGGTCGTCGCTGTGCTTGATTCAGGCGTGTCGCTTCACCCCGATCTCGCGGGTCGGGTGCTCCAAGGCTTCAACATCCCTGACCAGAACACCAACACAAGCGATCTGTGCGTCAGTCACGGCACGCATGTCAGTGGAATCATCGGCGCCTCGGGCAACAACGGCACGGCCATCGCAGGTCTCTGCTGGGATGTGATGATCTTGCCCGTGGTCGTCGTGAAGCCATGTGGTGGCGTTGAGTCGTGGGTCGCCGATGGCATCACCTGGGCGGTCGACAATGGTGCGGATCTCATCAACATGAGCCTCCAGTACTCGACAGGGTCCGCCTATCTCCACGACGCGGTGAAGTACGCATTCGCCTCCGGCGTGCCGATGATCGCGGCGACGGGCAACAGCAGTGCGCCGCAGCTCTCGTTCCCCGCGCGGTGGCCCGAGACGATCGCGGTTGGCGCGACCAACAACGCCGACCAGCGCTGGTGGGGCTCGAACTGGGGACCGAACATCGACCTGATGGGCCCCGGCGTCGGTGTGCTTTCGCTGGCGTCTGACGGCGGCACCATGGTCAAGACCGGCACGAGCATGGCCGCGCCGCATGTCACGGGCACAATCGCGCTGATGCTGAGCGTCAATCCATCGCTCAGCGAGTCCTCCATTCGGAGCGTTCTTCATCAGACCGCGAAGGACATTGGTGACCCCGGTTACGACTTGCTCAACGGCTGGGGGCGCGTGGATGCGTTCGCCGCCGTCTCGCTGGCCATCGACCTGCTTCCGATTCCGGGTGATCTTGATGGCAATGGCGTGGTGGATGGCGCCGATCTCGCCCTGCTGCTCGGAAGCTGGGGCGAGTGCGCGGCGTGCAATGCGTGCCCCGCGGATCTTGATGGCGATTGCTCCGTCGGTGGCTCCGATCTCGCCATTCTGCTCGGTCACTGGAGCGCTTCGTAG
- a CDS encoding bifunctional nuclease family protein, translating into MQLSRIFIREMSDMQIIELSEGEGGRSFPIVIGLPEAFAIERRLKGIEVPRPQTHDLLASVIRSLGGTLRRIEIDDLREGTFFAKLVIEHSGEEIRVDSRPSDAIALGVAQDVPILVDEEVLEEASRAPDAGSESIPEIDPDEDEEED; encoded by the coding sequence ATGCAGTTGTCGCGAATCTTCATTCGCGAGATGAGCGACATGCAGATCATCGAGCTCTCCGAGGGCGAGGGCGGTCGGAGTTTTCCCATCGTGATCGGGCTGCCCGAGGCCTTCGCCATCGAGCGCCGGCTCAAGGGAATCGAGGTTCCGCGGCCCCAAACCCATGACTTGCTGGCCTCGGTCATTCGATCGTTGGGCGGCACGCTTCGGCGCATTGAGATCGACGACCTTCGTGAAGGAACCTTCTTCGCCAAGCTCGTCATCGAGCACTCTGGCGAGGAGATTCGCGTCGATAGTCGGCCGAGTGACGCGATTGCCCTCGGCGTCGCGCAGGATGTTCCGATTCTCGTCGATGAGGAAGTGCTCGAAGAAGCCTCGCGTGCCCCTGATGCAGGCTCGGAGTCGATTCCCGAGATCGATCCCGATGAGGATGAGGAGGAGGATTGA
- a CDS encoding HAD-IA family hydrolase produces the protein MIVRICRSFREGCLAAGVTPRADLDAEIDRRAMGELVHRHQCGTMGEEEFHQAVSALVGHRATPEELRRIHDAWILGEYGGVAQLIDRIHAAGAETACLSNTNHAHWEFMHGMPAFDAIRHRHASHLLGHCKPDAAIFKAFLDRTGFAPQSIIYFDDLIENVMAAAGVGWRAELIDPTQDTAPQIERALERHGVLRS, from the coding sequence GTGATCGTTCGAATCTGCCGTTCATTCCGCGAGGGCTGCCTGGCGGCCGGGGTGACGCCCCGCGCCGATCTTGACGCGGAGATCGATCGCCGAGCCATGGGCGAGTTGGTGCATCGACACCAGTGCGGCACGATGGGTGAGGAGGAGTTCCATCAGGCGGTGAGCGCGCTGGTGGGGCATCGCGCGACGCCAGAGGAATTGCGTCGCATTCACGATGCGTGGATTCTCGGTGAGTACGGCGGGGTGGCCCAGCTCATTGATCGCATTCACGCCGCTGGTGCCGAGACGGCGTGCCTCAGCAACACCAATCATGCGCATTGGGAGTTCATGCACGGAATGCCCGCGTTCGATGCGATCCGCCACCGGCACGCCTCGCACCTGCTGGGACACTGCAAGCCCGACGCGGCGATCTTCAAGGCGTTCCTCGATCGCACCGGCTTCGCCCCTCAGTCGATCATCTACTTCGATGATCTCATTGAGAATGTCATGGCCGCCGCCGGAGTTGGATGGCGTGCCGAGCTGATTGACCCAACGCAGGACACGGCACCGCAAATCGAGCGAGCGCTCGAGCGCCACGGAGTGCTCCGATCATGA
- the truD gene encoding tRNA pseudouridine(13) synthase TruD, which produces MSETVSNRGASASPVAPDPLPRTWMLGEPDLSGRIKARAEDFLVDEIPLYEPSGEGEHLYLRVQKRHMAHGELIDLLARHYEVDPGAIGFAGMKDRVGVTQQTVSIHLPGRSDPPPPSDTRIEILWQARHGNKLRRGHLQGNRFAIRVREVDPLKVTSVWRRLSRLATTGVPDFFGPQRFGYRCNSHVLGRLLLGASPEALLSELLGAGGSPFPEHQRPAREHFDQGKWAESLPLWHRGDYAERAALAALVRGATPARAISAIRREDRAFWVSALQSAIFNQVVAERVRAGTLGEIHHGDVAWLHDNGAVFLVGEEDLAERDEGRAIAPRLAAFELSPSGPLPGPGMVAATGRAGECEREAMLRFGGEVLMSAAPDGPQGARRPLRVRVGHPSVEGSMDEHGPFIRLAFDLPKGAYATVVLRELFRDAESGAHDEP; this is translated from the coding sequence ATGAGTGAAACGGTGTCGAACCGGGGGGCATCGGCCAGTCCTGTGGCGCCCGATCCACTTCCCCGAACATGGATGCTGGGTGAGCCCGACCTGAGCGGTCGCATCAAGGCGCGGGCCGAGGATTTCCTCGTCGATGAGATCCCACTCTATGAACCCTCGGGCGAGGGAGAGCACCTCTATCTCCGAGTGCAGAAGCGGCACATGGCCCATGGCGAGCTCATCGACCTGCTCGCGCGGCACTACGAAGTCGACCCGGGAGCGATCGGCTTCGCGGGCATGAAGGATCGAGTCGGTGTGACGCAGCAGACCGTTTCGATTCACCTGCCGGGGCGAAGCGATCCCCCTCCACCGAGCGACACTCGCATTGAGATCCTCTGGCAGGCGCGCCACGGCAACAAGCTTCGTCGAGGTCACCTGCAGGGCAACCGCTTTGCGATTCGAGTGCGCGAGGTCGATCCGCTCAAGGTGACATCAGTCTGGCGACGCCTGTCGCGCCTGGCGACCACCGGTGTGCCGGACTTCTTCGGTCCGCAGCGCTTCGGCTATCGATGCAACAGCCATGTGCTCGGTCGATTGCTGCTTGGCGCATCACCCGAGGCGCTGCTCTCGGAACTGCTCGGCGCCGGCGGCTCGCCATTTCCCGAGCATCAGCGCCCGGCGCGCGAGCACTTCGACCAGGGGAAGTGGGCCGAGAGTCTTCCGCTCTGGCATCGAGGCGACTATGCGGAGCGGGCGGCGCTGGCGGCACTGGTTCGTGGAGCAACGCCAGCGCGCGCGATTTCGGCCATTCGCCGCGAGGATCGCGCCTTCTGGGTGAGCGCCCTTCAGTCGGCGATCTTCAATCAGGTTGTCGCGGAGCGGGTGCGCGCGGGCACGCTCGGCGAGATTCACCATGGTGATGTCGCCTGGCTTCATGACAATGGCGCGGTCTTCCTCGTTGGTGAAGAGGACCTCGCCGAGCGCGATGAAGGTCGCGCCATCGCTCCGCGACTGGCGGCGTTCGAGCTTTCTCCGAGCGGGCCTCTGCCGGGGCCCGGCATGGTGGCGGCCACGGGCCGTGCTGGTGAATGTGAACGCGAGGCCATGCTTCGCTTCGGAGGGGAAGTGCTCATGAGCGCGGCACCCGATGGGCCGCAAGGGGCTCGGCGCCCGCTTCGCGTGCGCGTGGGCCATCCATCGGTCGAGGGGTCGATGGACGAGCATGGTCCCTTCATTCGGCTGGCCTTCGATCTTCCCAAGGGCGCCTATGCGACGGTCGTGCTGCGCGAGCTCTTCAGAGATGCGGAGTCTGGGGCGCACGATGAGCCGTGA
- the tadA gene encoding tRNA adenosine(34) deaminase TadA, translating to MSGQSPEARAALRRRRHRRMMARRRALVARWRRHHPWFELTDLQMMERALELARIAARRGEVPVGAVLYRNGVILGEAFNEREAGADPTAHAEVVALRRAGIAAGQWRLGETRMAVTLEPCPMCAGALVNARVSHLVFAAFDPKAGACGTLYEIPSDPRLNHRLRVCGGVMQTRAARQLRAFFAPRRAARRTPRS from the coding sequence ATGAGCGGACAATCGCCCGAGGCTCGCGCGGCACTTCGGAGACGCCGGCATCGCCGCATGATGGCCCGCCGGCGCGCTCTCGTCGCGCGATGGAGGCGCCACCATCCATGGTTTGAGTTGACCGATCTGCAGATGATGGAGCGGGCGCTTGAACTCGCCCGCATCGCGGCCCGTCGCGGCGAAGTGCCCGTCGGCGCGGTGCTGTATCGCAATGGAGTGATCCTGGGCGAGGCGTTCAATGAGCGTGAGGCTGGCGCCGATCCGACCGCGCATGCAGAAGTCGTCGCGCTCCGTCGCGCCGGCATTGCTGCGGGTCAATGGCGCCTGGGGGAAACTCGCATGGCGGTCACGCTCGAACCCTGTCCGATGTGCGCTGGTGCGCTCGTCAATGCGCGGGTGAGCCATCTCGTCTTCGCCGCCTTTGACCCGAAGGCGGGGGCCTGCGGCACGCTCTATGAAATCCCGAGTGACCCGCGCCTGAACCACCGGCTCCGGGTCTGCGGCGGCGTGATGCAAACCCGTGCGGCACGGCAACTTCGGGCATTCTTTGCGCCACGACGAGCCGCCCGGCGGACTCCGAGGTCCTAG
- a CDS encoding twin-arginine translocase subunit TatC: MHDAHDSHDSGGANNAEPRGVMSFGDHLDELRKRLILAVALPLPLAVVAFLFAPSIRAILCEPAFAAQRASGIPPSLQVLNPVETIGADMHLALVVALILSAPWILWQAWKFVEPGLYASEKRFVRMLVPMSAALTVIGMLLLYFVMLPLMLKFLVSFGGPAPVEVDEAPPELSAALSGAAEGEARPAPPAVDGPAPLRIPIFAEPPTHLRPGDLWLTPAHELRAALPAGTEGRLEIFSIPLRRLGQLDQQFRLREYLDFVLTLMLAVAIGFQLPLVVLLLGWIGVIEVDLLRRYRRHAVFICIIAAAIITPTVDPVSMMLMAIPLYLLYELGIVLLVVAPPRAVAEGSVMNRVKDLALGRGRIRP, encoded by the coding sequence GTGCACGACGCCCACGACTCCCACGACTCCGGCGGCGCTAACAACGCCGAACCTCGCGGGGTGATGAGCTTCGGCGACCACCTCGATGAGCTCCGGAAGAGGTTGATCCTCGCGGTCGCGCTGCCGCTGCCGCTCGCCGTAGTGGCGTTCCTCTTCGCGCCTTCGATCAGGGCGATTCTCTGCGAGCCGGCATTCGCCGCCCAGCGGGCGAGCGGCATTCCGCCGTCGCTCCAGGTGCTCAACCCCGTGGAGACGATCGGTGCCGACATGCACCTGGCGCTCGTCGTCGCGCTGATCCTCTCCGCACCGTGGATCCTCTGGCAGGCATGGAAGTTCGTCGAGCCGGGCCTCTATGCGTCGGAAAAGCGCTTCGTCCGCATGCTGGTGCCCATGAGCGCCGCGCTCACGGTCATCGGCATGCTGCTCCTCTACTTCGTGATGCTGCCGCTGATGCTCAAGTTCCTGGTGAGCTTCGGCGGTCCGGCACCGGTCGAAGTCGACGAAGCGCCGCCCGAACTCTCCGCCGCGCTCTCGGGTGCCGCCGAAGGCGAGGCGCGCCCCGCCCCGCCTGCGGTCGATGGTCCGGCTCCACTGCGCATTCCAATCTTCGCCGAGCCGCCGACGCACCTGCGTCCCGGCGACCTCTGGCTGACGCCGGCGCATGAACTTCGCGCGGCGCTTCCAGCCGGAACCGAGGGACGCCTCGAGATCTTCTCGATTCCCCTTCGTCGACTCGGCCAGCTCGACCAGCAGTTCCGGCTTCGGGAGTACCTCGACTTCGTGCTGACGCTCATGCTGGCGGTGGCGATCGGCTTCCAGTTACCGCTGGTCGTTCTCCTCCTCGGGTGGATTGGCGTGATCGAAGTGGACCTCCTGCGCCGATATCGCCGCCACGCCGTCTTCATTTGCATCATTGCGGCGGCGATCATTACGCCCACCGTCGATCCGGTCTCGATGATGCTGATGGCCATTCCGCTCTACCTGCTCTATGAGCTGGGCATCGTGCTGCTGGTCGTGGCCCCGCCGCGTGCGGTTGCCGAAGGATCGGTGATGAATCGCGTCAAGGATCTCGCGCTCGGTCGCGGACGGATTCGGCCATGA
- a CDS encoding TatD family hydrolase, with translation MIDTHCHLSFSVFEGRVAEEVAAMHAAGVKQAISVSTTSADAIRARTISETHPEVFHTAGVHPLYSDQPVNWGDLREVASGPRCVAWGELGLDRHHRKPPLKVQLEVLLEQLDRIARWRSEGLDLPIVIHCRDAFDDLLPVLVQSTLPMERMVFHCFSGSPDEARRVLDLGSMISFTGIVTYANAPLVAEAAALVPLDRLMVETDAPFLSPEPMRGTFPNRPAHVPLVAAKLAALHGLAPEVMSETLDDNARRFFNLPRPAVA, from the coding sequence TTGATCGACACCCACTGCCACCTCAGTTTCAGCGTCTTCGAAGGGCGCGTCGCCGAGGAAGTTGCCGCGATGCATGCTGCGGGTGTGAAGCAAGCGATCTCTGTGAGCACCACGAGCGCTGACGCGATCCGCGCGAGGACGATCTCCGAGACCCACCCCGAAGTCTTCCACACGGCGGGCGTCCACCCGCTCTACAGCGACCAGCCGGTCAACTGGGGCGATCTCCGCGAGGTTGCCTCCGGTCCCCGGTGCGTTGCGTGGGGCGAACTCGGTCTCGATCGCCATCACCGAAAGCCCCCCTTGAAGGTGCAACTCGAAGTCCTGCTCGAACAGCTTGATCGTATCGCGCGGTGGCGCTCGGAGGGGCTGGACCTTCCGATCGTGATTCACTGCCGCGATGCCTTCGACGATCTGCTCCCGGTGCTGGTGCAATCGACCTTGCCGATGGAACGCATGGTCTTTCACTGCTTCAGCGGCTCACCCGATGAAGCGCGCCGAGTGCTCGATCTCGGATCGATGATCAGCTTCACCGGCATCGTCACCTATGCGAACGCGCCGCTCGTCGCCGAGGCGGCGGCCCTCGTGCCGCTGGATCGCCTGATGGTCGAGACCGATGCGCCGTTCCTCTCGCCCGAGCCCATGCGCGGCACCTTTCCCAATCGGCCGGCCCATGTCCCGCTGGTCGCGGCGAAGCTGGCAGCCCTGCATGGCCTGGCCCCCGAGGTGATGAGCGAAACCCTCGATGACAACGCCCGGCGCTTCTTCAACCTGCCGCGGCCCGCCGTAGCATGA
- a CDS encoding cytochrome c3 family protein — protein MSRFLFPRWSNALLPVLLVTGAVLPLYAVMFVAYGLSPKTLEVGYKPTQPLPFSHALHAGTLGMDCRYCHNTVEESGFAAVPPTQTCMNCHTQIHVQSPRLAPVLESYATGMPVEWIKVHRLADYAYFNHAAHVNRGVGCVECHGRVDQMEVVYRSAPLSMGWCLDCHRDPVDRLRPLNEITNMAYDQRTALTRAEREALRDLYHIHPNENCSTCHR, from the coding sequence ATGAGTCGCTTCCTCTTCCCCCGATGGTCGAATGCGCTGTTGCCGGTGCTGCTTGTCACCGGCGCCGTGCTGCCGTTGTACGCGGTGATGTTTGTTGCGTACGGATTGAGTCCAAAGACGCTCGAAGTCGGGTACAAGCCGACGCAGCCGCTGCCCTTCAGTCACGCGCTGCATGCAGGCACGCTCGGCATGGATTGCCGCTACTGCCACAACACCGTGGAGGAGAGTGGTTTCGCCGCGGTTCCTCCGACGCAGACATGCATGAACTGCCACACGCAGATTCATGTGCAGAGTCCTCGATTGGCGCCCGTGCTTGAGAGCTACGCCACGGGCATGCCGGTGGAGTGGATCAAGGTGCATCGCCTGGCGGATTACGCGTACTTCAACCACGCGGCGCATGTGAATCGAGGTGTCGGATGCGTGGAGTGCCATGGTCGCGTCGACCAGATGGAAGTCGTCTACCGGTCGGCGCCGCTCTCGATGGGATGGTGCCTTGATTGCCATCGTGATCCCGTGGATCGTCTGCGACCACTGAACGAGATCACGAACATGGCCTACGACCAGCGCACCGCACTCACTCGCGCCGAGCGCGAGGCGCTGCGGGACCTCTATCACATTCATCCCAACGAGAACTGCTCCACATGCCACCGCTGA